A DNA window from Loxodonta africana isolate mLoxAfr1 chromosome 7, mLoxAfr1.hap2, whole genome shotgun sequence contains the following coding sequences:
- the LOC100658743 gene encoding olfactory receptor 10AG1-like: MNHQEKPPEDNLTELVEFVLLGFADTPHLQWFLFGLFLIIYIIILMSNGTIFLITKMDPSLQTPMYFFLANFSFLEVCYVSATLPRMLMNLGTQRRRISLVACATQMCFALIFGGTECLLLAVMAYDRYVAICNPLHYPLVMNHKVCIQLVTGSWTTGIPVMIGHTYQIFSLPFCRSKQINHFFCDIPPILKLACGDTFVNEMLVYTVAVLFVMVPFLLILGSYSKIISIILKLPSATSRAKAFSTCSSHLMVVVVFFGSGIITYLRPNTRHSEGIDKMLSLFYTILTPMFNPIIYSLRNKDVMIALKKLLCK; the protein is encoded by the coding sequence ATGAATCATCAAGAAAAACCTCCAGAAGATAATCTAACTGAACTGGTGGAATTTGTTCTCTTGGGCTTTGCTGACACGCCACATCTCCAGTGGTTTCTTTTTGGGTTATTTTTAATCATCTATATCATTATCCTGATGAGCAATGGCACCATATTTCTCATAACAAAAATGGATCCCTCTCTCCAGAcccctatgtattttttcctggcaaatttttccttcttggAAGTCTGCTATGTGTCAGCTACTCTCCCCAGAATGCTGATGAATCTTGGGACCCAGAGAAGAAGAATTTCCTTAGTTGCCTGTGCTACACAGATGTGCTTTGCTCTTATATTTGGAGGCACAGAGTGTTTGCTCCtggcagtgatggcctatgaccgctatgtggccatttgtaacccTCTGCACTATCCTCTAGTCATGAACCACAAGGTCTGTATCCAGTTGGTGACTGGGTCCTGGACCACTGGAATCCCAGTTATGATAGGGCATACGTATCAgattttctctctgcctttttgtAGATCTAAACAAATTAACCATTTCTTCTGTGACATTCCCCCAATACTCAAGCTGGCTTGTGGGGACACCTTTGTTAATGAGATGTTGGTCTACACAGTTGCTGTGTTATTTGTCATGGTTCCATTTCTGTTGATACTGGGCTCCTACAGTAAAATcatctccatcatcctgaagttGCCATCAGCCACAAGTCGAGCCAAAGCCTTCTCCACTTGCTCGTCTCACCTTATGGTTGTGGTGGTGTTCTTTGGATCAGGCATTATCACATACTTAAGACCTAACACTAGACACTCAGAGGGAATTGACAAAATGCTTTCTCTTTTCTACACTATCCTAACTCCCATGTTTAATCCCATAATATATAGTTTAAGGAACAAAGATGTCATGATTGCACTGAAAAAATTGCTATGTAAATAA